CTCGAAGCCGCACTCGTAGGGCGAGAGCTTCTCCGCGTCCGGGCGCTTCGGCCCGAGCAGGCTGCCGAGCGCCAGCAGCAGGCCGCCGACCGCGGCGGCCACGATCAGGAACAGCAGGATCGGAAGATACTCAGCGAGCACCTCGGCGCCCCGCCAAACTGCACACACCCGGCCAGGGTTCCGCCGGGACCACGACCGAGCGGCCTCAGCGCCGCGGGCGCGGATCGCCGCGCGGCCGCTCCGATCCGAGAACTGGTGCCCAGGGTGGGACTCGAACCCACACGACTTGCGTCACTACCCCCTCAAGATAGCGTGTCTACCAGTTCCACCACCTGGGCGGGAATCTGCAACGGCCGGTCTCCCGGAGTCCTCTCAACGCTCGTCCGAGCCCTCCGCCTGCCGAGCCTCGGTTTCGGCACCCGCGTCGGAAGCCTTCCCGGCCTCCGCGGCCGCTGGGTCGGCCTTCTGGCCCGCGACCGCGGGGAGCTCCCCGGAGGCCGTCCCCTCGCCGCTCCCGGGGGCGGCCGGAACGGCCGGCGTCT
The genomic region above belongs to Bacteroidia bacterium and contains:
- a CDS encoding NADH-quinone oxidoreductase subunit A, which codes for MLAEYLPILLFLIVAAAVGGLLLALGSLLGPKRPDAEKLSPYECGFE
- a CDS encoding preprotein translocase subunit SecG, which produces GSATFLTRSTAVLATLFFLLTLGMATYASRAGVAARGASDLGVVSGADQPAVETPAVPAAPGSGEGTASGELPAVAGQKADPAAAEAGKASDAGAETEARQAEGSDER